From the Brassica napus cultivar Da-Ae chromosome A8, Da-Ae, whole genome shotgun sequence genome, one window contains:
- the LOC106361337 gene encoding rRNA 2'-O-methyltransferase fibrillarin 2 has protein sequence MRPPLTGGRGGGGFSGGRGGGGYSGGRGGSSGGRGRGGGRGFGDRGGRGGGRGMSRGGRGDRGRGRGGPGGRGGMKGGSKVIVEPHRHAGVFIAKGKEDALVTRNLVPGEAVYNEKRISVPNEDGTKTEYRVWNPFRSKLAAAILGGVDNIYIKPGAKVLYLGAASGTTVSHVSDLVGPEGCVYAVEFSHRSGRDLVNMAKKRTNVIPIIEDARHPAKYRMLVGMVDVIFADVAQPDQARIVALNASFFLKTGGHFVISIKANCIDSTVPAEAVFQSEVKKLQQEQFKPAEQVTLEPFERDHACVVGTYRAPKKAKAATAA, from the exons ATGAGACCTCCTCTAACTGGTG GACGTGGTGGCGGTGGTTTCAGTGGTGGACGTGGTGGCGGTGGATACAGTGGTGGACGAGGAGGTAGCTCTGGAggtagaggaagaggaggaggaagaggttTCGGAGACCGTGGTGGACGTGGCGGCGGTAGAGGCATGAGCAGAGGAGGTAGAGGAGACCGTGGGCGTGGCAGAGGAGGACCCGGGGGACGTGGAGGGATGAAGGGAGGCAGCAAAGTGATTGTGGAGCCACACAGACACGCTGGAGTGTTCATTGCCAAGGGTAAAGAAGATGCTCTTGTCACTAGGAACTTGGTTCCTGGTGAAGCTGTTTACAACGAGAAGAGAATCTCTGTTCCG AATGAAGATGGAACTAAGACTGAGTACAGAGTGTGGAACCCTTTCCGTTCTAAGCTGGCGGCTGCTATTCTCGGTGGTGTTGATAACATTTACATT AAACCTGGTGCTAAAGTTCTGTACCTTGGTGCTGCTTCTGGAACCACAGTCTCTCATGTGTCTGACCTTGTTGGACCC GAGGGATGTGTTTACGCTGTTGAGTTTTCTCACAGAAGTGGTAGAGATTTGGTGAACATGGCGAAGAAGAGGACTAATGTTATCCCAATAATTGAAGATGCTAGACACCCTGCCAAATACAGAATGCTTGTTGGCATGGTTGATGTTATCTTCGCTGATGTTGCTCAGCCTGATCAG GCTAGGATCGTGGCTTTGAATGCAAGCTTCTTCCTCAAAACAGGAGGTCACTTTGTTATTTCAATCAAGGCAAACTGTATTGACTCAACAGTTCCAGCAGAAGCCGTGTTTCAGAGCGAAGTGAAGAAGCTGCAACAAGAGCAGTTCAAGCCAGCAGAGCAAGTGACGCTTGAGCCATTTGAGCGTGACCATGCTTGTGTCGTTGGTACCTACCGTGCCCCTAAGAAGGCCAAGGCTGCTACTGCCGCTTAG